Part of the Acidimicrobiia bacterium genome is shown below.
CCGAGGCCGCGCTGCGTGAGAGCGAGGAGCGCTTCCGCAGCGCGTTCGAGCACGCGCCCATCGGCATGGCGTTGGCCGACCGAACCGGACGCGTGTTCCGCAGCAACGAGTCCTTCGCGCAGATGCTCGGCCGTCGGCCGAGCGACGTCACCGGGCTCACCATCCGCCAGTTCACGCATCCCGACGACTGGGACGACAACGACGACAAGATCAAGCGGCTCTTCGCTGGCGAGATCCGCGGCTACCGGCTCGAGAAGCGCTACGTCCACGCCGACGGGCACCCGATCTGGGTCTCGGTCAGCGTCTCGGCGGTCCGCAACCACGACGGAGAACCCGTCTACATGATCGGGCAGATCGAGGACATCACCGAGCGCAAGGCGATCGGCGAGCGCCTCGTACACCAGGCGATCCACGACCCCCTCACGGGCCTGCCGAACCGCTCCCTCTTCATGGATCGGCTGCGGGCGATCATGGTCCGCTCGAACCGGCGGCGCCATCGGATCGCGGTCCTGTTCGTGGACCTCGATCGGTTCAAGGTCATCAACGACAGCCTGGGCCACGACGCCGGCGATCAGCTCCTGCTCGCGGTGGCGCACCGCCTCCGGCAGATGGTGCGGCCGACCGACACCGTGGCCCGCTTCGGGGGCGACGAGTTCACGATCCTCTGCGAGGACGCGGCGAACCCGGCCGCGGTCAAGGCCCTGGCCGAACGGGTGCTCGAGGAGATCGAACGGCCGGTGTGGCTCGCGGACGGCGAGGTCTTCGTCACCGCCAGCATCGGCATCGCGTTCTGCGACCGAGGGAGCGGAACCCCCGAGACGCTGGTTCGGGACGCGGACACCGCGATGTACCGAGCGAAGGAGCGAGGCCGACGGCGGGTGGAGTTCTTCGATGAGGAGTCACGGGCCCAGACGGTGGAGCACCTCAACATCGCCAACGCGCTCCACCACGCGCTCGAGCGTGGGGAGTTCGAGCTGCACTACCAGCCGATCCTCGAGCTCGAAACCGGCCGGGTGTACGGATACGAGGCCCTCGTCCGGTGGCGTCATCCCGAGCGCGGCCTGATCGCGCCGATCGACTTCATCGGCCTGGCCGAAGAGACCGGCCTGATCGTGCCGCTGGGCCGGTGGGTGCTCGAGACCGCGTGCGCGCAGGCCGCGCGCTGGCAGGCAGGCCCGGGCCACGGTCGCCCGCTCACGGTGAGCGCCAACGTTTCACCGCGCCAGCTCGCCGAGCCGTCGTTCCCCGAGCAGCTGGGCCAGATCGTCGGGCAGACCCGCATCCGCCCGGGGTCGCTGTGGCTCGAGATCACCGAGACGGCGCTGATGCAAGACACGGAGTCCGCGATCGGCACCCTCCGGGCCCTCCGGGCCCTGGACGTGCACCTCGCCGTCGACGACTTCGGCACCGGGTACTCGTCGCTGAGCCACCTCAAGCGCTTCCCCATCGAGGCGCTGAAGATCGACCAGGGCTTCATCCGCGGGCTCGCCCGCGACCCCGAAGACACGGCGATCGTGACCGCGGTGGTGAGCCTCGCCCACGCGCTCGGCTTGAGCTGCACGGCCGAGGGGGTCGAGACGCCGGAGCAGCTCGCCGAGCTCCGAACGCTGGGGTGTGAGCTCGCCCAGGGCCACCTGTTCGCCGAGCCTCGCCCGGCCGAGGAGCTGACCGACCCGGGGAGCCTCGAGGCCTGGCGCGCGCTCGCCGATCGCTGACCGCGGGGCGCCGCCGTCAGGGACGAGGCCCGTGCCCGACGGTCCCCGCGCCGGTCGGCGCCCGAGGTCAGCGGATGTCGAAGAGCTCGGTGGCGTCGGTGCGGTCGAGGATCCGGAGGACGGCGTCGCTCGGGGCCTCGACGATCAAGTAGACGCCCGCGTGCGCCGCCACCCGCTGGGCTCGCAGCAGGGCAGCCAGCCCGGCCGCGTCCATGAACGTGACGCCGGCCAGGTTCACCGCCACGGACGGCCCGGCGGTGAGGAGCTCCTCGAGCGAGCGCCAGAAGGCGTGGCGGCTGGCCTGGTCCAAGTCCCCGCGGACGGTGAGCCGGCGATCGGTGCGCTCGAAGGAGGTCGGTTCGGGTGCCGGGTACATGGGGCTTCCGGCCGTCGGGGATGGTCTGCGCGCGTGCTACCCCACCGCGCGGGCAGATATCCCGCGGCCCCGGCCCGACCGGCCCCCTCCCGAGCCGGTGAGGTATCCGCGGGTGGTCGCGGTGACGGTCGTCGACCGGTTGGTCTCGACGCTCCGCTCGGCGGCCGAGGACGACCGGGGTCCGGGCGCCTTCGCGCGCCCTACGACGGGAGTCCGCCTTCGAGCGGATCGACACGCAGGCGGGTCAGCGTCAACCGGCGGATGCGCCACCCTCCCTGCTCGCGCGCGTACTCCTCGTGGTAGTGGCCGTAGCCGCGGAGACCCCTCGGGGGCTCGCCCACCGGGAAGGTCAGGTAGTCGAACATGGACCAGACGCCGATCGCGGTGTCCGGCCCCGTGATGGTGATCTCCGGCATGTGCCCGTGATGGACGGTCGTGACGCCGTCGAGGATCCTCGTCAGGAAGTCGAGGATCTTGTCCCGGCCCTCCTCCACGTACCCGTCGGCATCCATCACCGCGTCCGCGGTGAACAGCTCGGCGAACGCGTCCCAGTCCTTCGTGTCCAAGCACCGGAAGTACCGCGCCTTGAGCTGCTTGATCTCCTCGATGTCGAGGAGCGTTCGGAGGGACGCCTCGCCGCGGTCGGACACGCCCGCAGTCTCGCGCCCTGGACGCGGCGCTCGCGTGTGGGCGGCCCGTCGACGGCGCGCGGTCCGGCCGTCCTCGGAACCGCTCGCTACTCCAGGTGCGTGAAGTCGACGGCGAGGACCGTCGCGAAGGGGTCCAGCTCGTCCTCGGGCACCGTCACGACGAGGTCGCCGAGCGGGTCGGCGTTGAGTCGGTCGAGGACCGACGTCCGAACGACGTGCGTGAGCGGGTGGCCGGATCCCAGCACCGAGACGCGCTCGACCCGCCGGACCGGCACCCCGCGGACCGTGATCAGCTCGTACGGTCGGAAGAGGAGATGGAGGTACACGCGCGCGCCGCGACGGGTGCTGGGCCCGTAGAACTGCCAGGGCTCGAGCCCCGGGTCGGTCCCGACGATGCTCTCCGCGTTGGTGGCCATCCATCCGGCGATGGCGTCGAGGCGATCGCGCTGCTCGGCTGGCAGCGCTCCCGTTCCGGTCGGGCTGACGTTCAGCAGGAGGTTGCCGCCTCGGGAGGCGACCTCGCAGAGCGTATGGACCAGCTCGCGCGCCGATTTGTAGTCGGTGTCGGCCGGGACGTATCCCCAGCTGTCGTTCATCGTGAGGCAGGTCTCCCACGCGCCCTCGAGGGGCTTCGGGGGCACGAACTGCTCGGGGGTGGCGAAGTCGCCGACCCCGGGGAGCCGGTCGTTGATGAGGATCCCGGGCTGCAGGTCGCGCACCATCGCCGCCAGCGCCTCGCTGCCCCACCAGTCGGCGGGCCGCTCCCAGCCGCCGTCGAACCACAGCAGGTCGATCGTCCCGTAACTCGTCAGGAGCTCGCCGAGCTGACCGCGGAGGAACGCGAGGTATCGGGCCCACCGGGCCGGATCCGGCCGGGGCGGGGAGAACCCCGGCAGGTAGGGCCGGTCGGAGTCGGTGAAGGCCGGATAGTCGGGGTGATGCCAATCCGAGAGGGAGAAGTACAGGCCCACGCGCATCCCCTCGCCCCGGACCGCCTCGACCCACTCCCCCAGCAGGTCGCGACCGCAGGGTGAGGAAGCGACCGAGTAGTCGGAGAGCGTCGTCGGGTACATGGAGTAGCCGGCGTGGTGCTTGGCGGTGAACACCGCGTACTGCATCCCGGCCCGCCGCGCCATGCTCGCCAGCTCGCGCGGGTCGTAGGCGACCGGGTCGAACGTCGTGGCCGACCGGTGATACTCCTCGACCCCGACCGCCTGGCATTTCGGCAGCGCGAACAGTCCTCCGACCAGCGGCCACGAGAGCTCGAGGCCTTGCGTGCTGGCGTGGTCCCAGTGGACGAACAAGCCGAACCGGGCGCGGTCGAACCAGCCGGTCATCGCGCGAGGACGCTACCGGGTTCCCAGCTAGTGACCGACTGCCAGCACGCGTCCGCGCGCTTACCCGGCGCGGTCGTTGGCGGCTCGATAGCTGCGGTAGACGCCGAGCAGCGCCTCCCGCTGCTCCGGCGACAGGGACGGGTCGCGCCGGATCGCCGCCTCGGTCTCGCCGTCCGGGGGTGCCTCGGCGTCGACGTCGAGGAACCCGGCCTCGTGGAGCAGCGCGTCCGTGGGGATGTGCAAGGCACGCGCGACCGCGGTGAGCACACGGACCGAGGGCTCGTGGAGCCCGCGCTCGAGCTGGCTCAAGTAGGGGTTGGAGATGCCGGCACGCTCCGCCGCGGCGCGGACGGACAGGTTGGCCAGCTCCCGCTGCATGCGGATGAAGGAGCCCAAGGCGCGGGCTCGGGCCTCGTGGTCGTCGGCCATCGAGATCGCTGTCGGGGTGGGTGGCTTCGAGCCCAGGCAGTGTCGCGCGAAGCGAGCGGCCGCCGAGGCGCCCGCTCGTTTCGGCTTCGGACGTTGTTCAGACGCGGACGCGGTCAGTCGCGGCCACCAGGCTGTTGGCCCACGAGTGGCTCCGGCGGACGATCGCCTCGACCGTTCCGAAGTACCGGTCCACGAGCGCTTGGAGGTCGGGCTTGACCTGCGTCGCCGCGCTCCGCACCGCGCCCGTCGCCAGCTGGTAGCTGCGGGCGGCGCTGCTGATGAGCTCGACGCGGACCTTCTCGATCTCGTCGAGTGTCGACTTCACGTAGTCGGGGGCGGGGGCGGTCATGGGCGGGGGCTCCTTCTCGGCTCGGACACGGCGCCCCGACTCCGGAGCGCCTACTGCGTACTATATTACTCGCTGCTAACTATGTCAAGCACTTGGCCGGGGGACCGGCGGGCGCCGCGGGCTCCACCCCACCCCCCTGACACCGGCCCTGGTGTCGGGCGCCGTCGACGCCTCCCCACCACGGCACCCGCGTGCCGACGCCGGGACCCGAGCCGGATCGGCTCCGGGCCCTTGCTCGGCGCCGCATCCGGTGTGGGGGCCGCGCCCGCGATCGGGGCGAGGGTGTCGCCTCGCCGCCGCTGGACATAGGTTGGGTCGAGCGGCCAGGGGCGGGGTTGGCGGGTCGCAGCCTGGAGGGGGATTCGATGGCACTCGA
Proteins encoded:
- a CDS encoding EAL domain-containing protein is translated as MFLIAVGRRHRRGRFRYVGINDAYAAHIGFHNDVSDIVGRTPEDLLPVDFAAAAVERYEQVADTGEPLHYEVGFDFRDHSLEYDVTLQPILDRSGRSTHVHGIARHFTDRDAALRQTERRFAALVEHSSDMITVLDAEGRILYGSPAVTAVLGWPSGVFSNGDPSRDVSAFDLVHPDDLELVESLFRQGIAEGKREDRREFRLRRADGSWCWVDAVGTNRLDDPAVRGIVVNSRDITERRAAEEALRANQDRFRSLVQHASDFVVVSGPDGLVSYASPATGVFVGQEPAEIVGTEHAALVHPDDRDAFFVTLDEVRGDPGCSRMLSVRLRRVDGEFRWLEMVATNLLEDANVQGVVINARDVTDRVQAEAALRESEERFRSAFEHAPIGMALADRTGRVFRSNESFAQMLGRRPSDVTGLTIRQFTHPDDWDDNDDKIKRLFAGEIRGYRLEKRYVHADGHPIWVSVSVSAVRNHDGEPVYMIGQIEDITERKAIGERLVHQAIHDPLTGLPNRSLFMDRLRAIMVRSNRRRHRIAVLFVDLDRFKVINDSLGHDAGDQLLLAVAHRLRQMVRPTDTVARFGGDEFTILCEDAANPAAVKALAERVLEEIERPVWLADGEVFVTASIGIAFCDRGSGTPETLVRDADTAMYRAKERGRRRVEFFDEESRAQTVEHLNIANALHHALERGEFELHYQPILELETGRVYGYEALVRWRHPERGLIAPIDFIGLAEETGLIVPLGRWVLETACAQAARWQAGPGHGRPLTVSANVSPRQLAEPSFPEQLGQIVGQTRIRPGSLWLEITETALMQDTESAIGTLRALRALDVHLAVDDFGTGYSSLSHLKRFPIEALKIDQGFIRGLARDPEDTAIVTAVVSLAHALGLSCTAEGVETPEQLAELRTLGCELAQGHLFAEPRPAEELTDPGSLEAWRALADR
- a CDS encoding STAS domain-containing protein; this encodes MYPAPEPTSFERTDRRLTVRGDLDQASRHAFWRSLEELLTAGPSVAVNLAGVTFMDAAGLAALLRAQRVAAHAGVYLIVEAPSDAVLRILDRTDATELFDIR
- a CDS encoding nuclear transport factor 2 family protein, with translation MSDRGEASLRTLLDIEEIKQLKARYFRCLDTKDWDAFAELFTADAVMDADGYVEEGRDKILDFLTRILDGVTTVHHGHMPEITITGPDTAIGVWSMFDYLTFPVGEPPRGLRGYGHYHEEYAREQGGWRIRRLTLTRLRVDPLEGGLPS
- a CDS encoding alpha-L-fucosidase, which produces MTGWFDRARFGLFVHWDHASTQGLELSWPLVGGLFALPKCQAVGVEEYHRSATTFDPVAYDPRELASMARRAGMQYAVFTAKHHAGYSMYPTTLSDYSVASSPCGRDLLGEWVEAVRGEGMRVGLYFSLSDWHHPDYPAFTDSDRPYLPGFSPPRPDPARWARYLAFLRGQLGELLTSYGTIDLLWFDGGWERPADWWGSEALAAMVRDLQPGILINDRLPGVGDFATPEQFVPPKPLEGAWETCLTMNDSWGYVPADTDYKSARELVHTLCEVASRGGNLLLNVSPTGTGALPAEQRDRLDAIAGWMATNAESIVGTDPGLEPWQFYGPSTRRGARVYLHLLFRPYELITVRGVPVRRVERVSVLGSGHPLTHVVRTSVLDRLNADPLGDLVVTVPEDELDPFATVLAVDFTHLE
- a CDS encoding helix-turn-helix domain-containing protein, which translates into the protein MADDHEARARALGSFIRMQRELANLSVRAAAERAGISNPYLSQLERGLHEPSVRVLTAVARALHIPTDALLHEAGFLDVDAEAPPDGETEAAIRRDPSLSPEQREALLGVYRSYRAANDRAG